In one Culex quinquefasciatus strain JHB chromosome 2, VPISU_Cqui_1.0_pri_paternal, whole genome shotgun sequence genomic region, the following are encoded:
- the LOC6031471 gene encoding trypsin-1: MKCLAVVAQSRQQPKGGGGTYRIINGTQSAITEFPYLVSIQRRTSISKDHICGGAFINSDWILTAAHCLADETPETVIIRAETSFHERGGTLLRVGQLVVHEKFNGSASKDYDYGLIKLRKTFRRAVPAKLKNGPRRFRPGERCTVMGWGQTATTSISKRVLKATVPIVAQRICQTAYQDTEDEVTSRMLCAGYPNGGTDACEGDSGGPLVCRRKLTGIISWAEGCAESNYYGVYSYVTPMRAWIRNYTGV; the protein is encoded by the exons CTTAGCCGTCGTGGCACAAAGCCGCCAGCAGCCGAAAGGTGGTGGCGGGACGTATCGCATTATCAACGGGACCCAGTCAGCCATCACCGAGTTTCCGTATCTGGTGTCGATCCAGCGGAGGACGAGCATATCCAAGGATCACATCTGTGGCGGAGCATTCATCAACTCGGACTGGATCCTGACGGCGGCCCACTGCCTGGC CGATGAAACACCAGAGACCGTAATTATCCGTGCCGAGACATCGTTCCACGAGCGCGGTGGGACACTGCTGAGGGTCGGTCAACTGGTCGTACACGAAAAGTTCAACGGCAGCGCCAGCAAGGACTACGACTACGGGTTAATTAAATTGCGTAAAACTTTCCGCCGAGCCGTTCCGGCAAAGCTAAAGAATGGTCCACGGCGGTTCCGGCCGGGTGAGCGCTGCACGGTCATGGGTTGGGGCCAAACTGCCACTACAAGTATCAGCAAACGAGTTCTGAAAGCTACAGTACCAATTGTGGCCCAGCGTATCTGTCAAACAGCGTACCAGGACACGGAGGACGAGGTCACCAGCCGGATGTTGTGCGCAGGCTATCCGAACGGAGGAACCGATGCGTGTGAG GGTGACTCTGGAGGACCACTTGTTTGCCGCCGGAAGTTGACTGGAATCATTTCCTGGGCCGAGGGATGTGCTGAATCGAATTACTATGGCGTGTATAGTTATGTGACGCCGATGCGGGCCTGGATACGGAACTACACTGGGGTGTGA